The DNA region CCGGGCGGCGGCGGAGGTGGCCCGGGGCTTTGACCTGGTCCACGCCCACGACTGGACGGCGGCCCTCCTCGCCCTCTACGCCCCCACGGTCTACACCATCCACAACCTGGCCCACCAGGGCCTAGTGGACCCGGGCCTTTTCTTCTTCCTCACGGGGCTTCCCTGGAGCCTATTCCACATGGAGGCCCTGGAGTACCACGGGAAGGTGAACCTGATGAAGGGGGGGATCGTCTTCGCCCGGGCCGTGACCACGGTGAGCCCCTCCTACGCCCAGGAGATCCAGACCCCGGAGTTCGGCATGGGCCTGGACGGGGTCCTGCGCAAGCATGCGGACAAGCTTTGGGGCATCCTGAACGGCCTGGACCTGGAGGTCTACGACCCGGCCCGTGACCCCCACCTTCCCACCCCCTACTCCCGGGAAGACCCCTCCGGCAAGGCCCTCGCCCGGGAGGCCTTCCGCCAAAGAAGCGGCCTAAAGCCCCCCATTCTCGCCTACATCGGCCGCCTGGACCCCCAGAAGGGCCTAGACCTGGTCCTGGAGGCCCTGCCCCGCTTTTGGGAGCTCGGTTTCAGCCTCTACGTCCAGGGGGTGGGGGAGGAAGCCCTGGCGCAGGCCTTTCAGGAAGCGGAGGCGCAAAACCCAGGGCGGGTGCGCTTCGTCCCCGCTTACGATGAGGCCCTGGCCCGCCTGGCCTACGCCGGGGCGGAGGCGGTCTTGGTGCCGAGCCGCTTTGAGCCCTGCGGCCTGGTGCAGATGATCGCCCAGCGCTACGGCACCCCCCCGGTGGCCCGGGCGGTGGGGGGGCTAAAGGACACCGTGGAGGACGGAAAGACCGGGGTTCTCTTCCAGAGCTATCACCCGGAAGGCCTTCTCTACGGGGTCTTGCGCCTCTTCCGCCTCGGGGCCGAGCCCCTGGGGCTTAGGGGCATGGGGAAGGACTTTTCCTGGGAGAAGCCGGCGAGGGCCTACCTCGAGGTCTACCGCCGCGCCTTGGGCTAGGATGGGGGGCGTGGTGGCGGAGCTTAAGGCTAAAGCCTTGGCGGGGGATAGCGAGGCGGAAGCCCTCTTGCGCTTCCTCGCCCTCCTGAGGGCCAAGGACTACGCCGCCGCCCGGGCCTACGCCGAGGGCTTCCCCGAGGGGCTAAGGGAAAGGCTCCTTGCGGGGCTTGCCCTTTTGGAAGAGGCCCCCGAGCGCCTGGAAGACCCCCTTTTCCTAGCGGAG from Thermus hydrothermalis includes:
- a CDS encoding glycogen synthase, translating into MRVLFVAPEAYPLVKVGGLADVVGALPKALKPLGVEATLLLPWHRGLAARGVGEVRFPFAGKEARAPLGEGWEGGVRFLLLGVEGFDRERVYGYPDDPERYLRFARAAAEVARGFDLVHAHDWTAALLALYAPTVYTIHNLAHQGLVDPGLFFFLTGLPWSLFHMEALEYHGKVNLMKGGIVFARAVTTVSPSYAQEIQTPEFGMGLDGVLRKHADKLWGILNGLDLEVYDPARDPHLPTPYSREDPSGKALAREAFRQRSGLKPPILAYIGRLDPQKGLDLVLEALPRFWELGFSLYVQGVGEEALAQAFQEAEAQNPGRVRFVPAYDEALARLAYAGAEAVLVPSRFEPCGLVQMIAQRYGTPPVARAVGGLKDTVEDGKTGVLFQSYHPEGLLYGVLRLFRLGAEPLGLRGMGKDFSWEKPARAYLEVYRRALG